GGAAACATCTGGAAAAACAGTTTTTAGAAGTTCCCATCCTTTTAATATATTATATTGTGAAGTCAAGAACAAATCAAATGATTATATCAATAGACTATCTGAGCAATAATCTTTCTATTCCTTTTACGAGTGTCGCATTCTATGACAACTATTTGCTGCCAGGTTCCTAACGTTAATGTTCCATCAACTATAGGAATAGTAATAGATGGTCCTATCATAGAGGCTCTCAGATGTGAAGAACCATTGTCATCATGCCAGGTATCATGGTGATGATAGTGGGCATTGCGCGGGATTAGCTTTTCTAAAAATATATTGATATCTTTTTTTAAGCCTGGTTCATATTCAATGGTGGTTATAGCAGCAGTTGAGCCGGGTATAAAAAGACAAAGTATTCCGCTATGCACATTGTGCTTGTGTATAATTTCTATGGCCTGTGAGGTTATATCAATAATATCACCCTGCCCTTGGGTTGATAGAGATATATATTCAGTGATGGTACCCATAGAATTTTATACAAAGCTATTTAATTTCATCGATAGTTAACGGGTATTGTGATAAAGGTTCACAATAACCCTTATGAATTACAATTGGATTTTCATATCTGAATCCAATGTTATCCTGTGGGCATGCATATTGCAAAGCACAGATTATTAATTCGTTTTCCTGATATACATGGTCAGGATTGGTCCAGAATGGGAAAGGCCCGTCATTTAATCCTATACGCCATTCATCACCCATCATCCCTATCCCATGTTCAAATCCAGGCACCATGTAATCAGCAAAGCCTTGCTCCTCTGCAAAAGCCATCATCTGTTCAGCTAATAGAGAAGGAGTTATTCCAGCTTTATAAGTTTTCAGTGTAAGGTTGACAATATCAAGAAAATTCTGTGCATGCCAGCGTTGCCGGTCAGTAACAGGTTCTATCAGATAATTATGTGAATGATCCCCCAATCCTAACATAAACATTGCATGAATATCTACCATAAGAGGTTCCCCAGCAGCAATTTTTTTC
This genomic interval from Spirochaetota bacterium contains the following:
- a CDS encoding secondary thiamine-phosphate synthase enzyme YjbQ, producing the protein MGTITEYISLSTQGQGDIIDITSQAIEIIHKHNVHSGILCLFIPGSTAAITTIEYEPGLKKDINIFLEKLIPRNAHYHHHDTWHDDNGSSHLRASMIGPSITIPIVDGTLTLGTWQQIVVIECDTRKRNRKIIAQIVY